The genomic region TTTCACATCTTCACAGGCAGTCTATAATACCTAAACACAGCCCGGACTCCCTACTTAGGGTGCagtgtttctttcctttcttgatcAGACCAGGTCGTGTTTAAGGGCTATCCCTGGCACTACTTTCGGTGATGCTGGGGGGTGCATATGAGGTGTGGGGGTCCAACCAAGTGGTTGTGCGGAAAGCAAGTACTTTTTAGCCTTTGTGCTCTTTCCcacttctcttcattttcttccttcctttcttccttttctttctttctttctttcttttctttctttcttctttcttttctttctttctttctttctttctttctttctttttctttcttttttctttctttctttcttctttctttctttctttctttctctctttcttttctcttctcttctctctttctttctctctttctttctctctttctttctctcctctctctttctctctcttctttctctctcctttctctctctctttctctctctctttctctctctctctctctttctcctcttctctctttctttctctctttctctctttttctttctctctttctctctttctctctttctttctttctttctttctttctttcttctttctttctttcttctttctttctttctttcttttctttctttcttttcttcttttcttttctttctttctttctttctttctttctttctttctttcttctttctctctctctctctctctctttctttctttctttctttctttcttttctttctttctttctttctttcttttcttctttctttctttctttctttctttctttctttctttctctcttcttctttctttctctctttctcccttccttcctccttccttccttcttttttatttatttatttatttttttttgggtctcacccagcagttgctcaggggttactcctggctccatgctcagaagttgctcctagcaagcacgggggaccatatgggacgccgggattcgaaccgatgaccttctgcatgagaggcaaacgccttacccatgctatctctccggcccctccttccttccttctttccttccttcttcttcttctttctttcttctttctttctttctttctttcttttttttctttctttctttctttctttttctttctttctttctttctttctttcttttctttcttttctttctttctttctttctttcttctttctttctttctctttctttctttctttctttcttctttctttcttttctttctttctttctttctttcttcttttctttctttctttctttctttcttcttccttccttcctccttcctcccatccttccttccttcttccttcctttcttcttccttccttcctccttcctccgttccttccttccttctttctttctttctctttctttcttttttctttcttttctttctttctttctttctttctttcttttttctttctttctttctctctttcttctttctttcttcctttcttccttccttccttccttcctttcttccttccctctttccttcctaccttccttccttcctctttctcctggtcccctgaacctgtctcTTCTCCTTAGTCCCATATTATTTCTCTTTCCCAACCCTTTTCACTTTTTCAGTATTTTTCACTCTCAAACACCCATTTCCAAACATGTCTCAGCTTCTGGCCATCCTAATCCTGAATTAAGTCTCCTATGGggtcagagcaaaagcacagccgtaaggcattttgcttgcacacggcagatccaggatggacctcagttcaatccctggcatcccatatggtcccccgagccagaagtaatttctgagcacatagccaggagtaacccctgagtgtcattgggtgtggtcccaaaacaacaacaacaacaacaaagactcCTATGGAGTCCATCACTTTTCTGGATTCTGGAGGGCCCATCCCttctcatgctctctctctctctctctctctctctctctctctctctctctttctttctctctctcccaggtGCTTCTGGCTTCGGTGCTCTGTTTCACCTCTTCCCTGGACACAAGATACAATGTCCAGATTGTGGGTTTGCTGCCTGAAGGGTAAGAGAATAAAAGATGTCcgctctctcctctcccaccaaACTCCTGATCTAGCCTGCCCTCTCCTATCTtgtttttcatattctttattaGATCCAACCCATCATCATGGACCCTCTCTCCCCAGATTTCCTCaacccctccttcccaacctgGCGGAGCTGCCCAGGATTCTGGCTGACTCTCTGCCCCTGGCACTGGTGACTTTTGCTGTGTCTGCATCCCTGGCCTCTATCTATGCAGACAAGTATAGCTACACTATTGACTCCAACCAGGTGGGTCTTGGACCAGGTACTTCAAACTCACTAGGGTGGGAATCTACTTATCCTGACTCCCCAGGTCTAGCTCTCTATTTCTCTACATTCCCTCAGGAGCTCTTGGCACATGGAGTGTCCAATCTCGTCTCCTCCCTTTTCTCTTGCTTTCCCAACTCGGCCACATTAGCCACAACCAGTCTACTAGTGGACGCAGGAGGGAACACACAGGTAAGAGCTGGCATATATGTGTCATagaaggggtgaggggagatATCCAGGATGATGGTAGAGAAGTAGGTGGTCAGCACCCAATGGCATCTCTATGGGGGAAGATGGACTCTTGGGTGACAGTGGGTGAGAGGATCTAGGTAGAAAATAcaagtttagggcccggagagatagcacagcggcgtttgccttgcaagcagccgatccaggaccaaaggtggttggttcgaatcccggtgtcccatatggtcccccgtgcctgccaggagctatttctgagcagacagccaggagtgacccctgagcaccgctgggtgtggcccaaaaaccaaaaaaaaaaaaaaagaaaatacaagtttagggggccaaagcaatagcacagtagtaggcatttgctttgcacatggccaacccaaaacagacctgggtttgaccccagcattttatatggtcccctgagcctgccatgagtgatttctgagcacagaaccaggagtaatccctaagcaccgctgggtgtggacccccctcccaaaaaaaagacaagttgTTTTGTAAAACACCACTTAGACTTCTGTGGCTACTCAGCACCATAAACATTTATATTACCTcatgaaaatctaaaaataaagacCACTGAACTAGGAACTTGGAGAGAAAACTTGATTTTTCCCTTCATGGGGACATTTCTATTTACCTCTCCtgcatatttttggtttttgttactTGTCTGGTTCCCTAAGCATGTGGTTAACCGGCTCTTAGGATAATCTCACTGTGGCTTTTTAGATGGAGGCAGACTCCAAAATAGGAAAGTTGAGTTATCTCTCAGGGGAGTCGTGAGGGATGGGCATTTAACTGGCAGAGAGCAAAGGTAGATGCAAACAGCAGATCCCAAAAGGAGCTGGAGGGATAAAGGGTTAGAGATGGTGGATAGAGCAGAGGGGAGGTTTCCAAAGAGCAGGCAGCAGAGCCATTCTCATGGAAGTGGGGTATTCCCCAGAGTGAACCAGGGCTATCACTGGGTGCCAGGGCTCCCTTCCTTCTGGCTCCTgtgccttctttctccttctagcTGGCGGGACTTTTCTCCTGCATTGTGGTCCTGTCAGTTCTTCTATGGCTGGGACCCTTCTTTTACTATTTACCTAAGGTAAGGAGatgaggttgtgtgtgtgtgtgtgtgtgtgtgtgtgtgtgtgtgtgtgtgtgtgtctaggctGGAAGTGGAAGAGATGGCTCTATTCCAGAACCTTGTGGGGGGTCAGCCCACCTCCTCTCTTCCAGGCTGTCCTGGCCTGCATCAACATCTCCAGCATGCGCCAGATGTTCTACCAGATGCAGGAGCTTCCACAGTTGTGGCGCATCAGTCGTGTGGATTTTGTGAGCAATGGCAGCACCCCAGTCCCTAAATTGCTCCCTACCATGTCTTGGCACTTAGCCTGGTGCAAAACTAATGGCCCAGGTCATAAATCTTATTCTATGCACACAAACACGTATTCTCTAATTCCTTTACTCAAACTAGGCAGAGGGAGGCAACCCTTTCATATTGTAATCTGTAAGATTATTCCAGTTGGTGCTACCCTTGGAGGGGCCAGTCCCCAGTCCTGTCCTCACTTCCTGTCATTCCTCTTGGACCTCTCTGCTTTACCCCCCTACTTCTGAACGCCTTCCTTCCATGCCCTGCAGGCTGTGTGGATGGTGACATGGGTGGCTGTCGTGACTTTGAGTGTGGACCTTGGCCTGGCTGTGGGCATCATCTTCTCCATGATGACTGTGGTCTGCCGTACCCAGAGGTGGGAGCAGAGATGAGGGGTGAGAGGGAGACTCCAGCCAGCATGGCCTGGCATCTGACTACAGCTTCTCACCCAGGGTGCGGTGCCAGGTACTCGGACGGGTTGAGGGGACAGAGCTCTACAGGCCCCTGAGAGAAAGTCACCAGGTGGGCAGTGGGACCCCGAGGAGGAAGGGGCCATGGAGCAGGCTGTGTCTGACCCTCTGACTCCCCCCCCTCAGCTCCTGCAGGTTCCTGGGCTCTGCATCCTCAGCTATCCTGCCCCTCTCTACTTCGGGACCCGTGGGCAGTTTCGCCATCTCCTTGAGTGGCATTTGGGGCTAAGTGATAGAGGCCAGGTGAGGGCGTGAGGGGAGGGTGGTGCCTTTTGAAGGAGGGGGGGGTCATGATGTCCTATTCATGGTGTGGCTCTTTGACTCACAGGAGACTCTAAAGACAGATGGCTCAGCTGAGACAGGTGAGATGGGTTGGCAAGAAGGGAGATTTGGCACCACCAGAGGGCGTCTGGAAAACCCTGCCTTCTCCTGCCCTAGACGTTGAACCTGTCAGAGCCTTAGTCCTAGACTGCAGCGGAGTCACCTTTGCAGATGCTGCTGGGGCCCGAGAAGTGGTACAGGTGAGGGAAAGGGGAGGTGAGGTGGCAGACGATGTCCCCTTGTCACACGCATTGCCTTTGATCACGACTctacctccctccccccccccccccccgcacagcTGGCCAGTCGATGCCGAGATGCGGGGATCCACCTTCTCCTGGCTCACTGTAATGGTGAGGGGGCCTGAGTCTAGAAGTGAATGGGGCTGAGTGGGGCCACTGTGGACTCAGGATCTGAGAACCTGGCCCCCCTCTCCATGCAGCCTCGATGCTGGAAACACTGACCCAGGCAGGACTCAGGGACAAAGTGACCCCAGAACAGCTGTTCGTGAGTGTGCAGGATGCCGCTGCTCATGCCCTGGAGACACTGGTGAGGGGACAGTAGCCACAGGTGTGGAAGCTGGTACAGGGCTGGGCGGGGGAGGTGAAAGCCAGTGGAACAGGTTAGGATCAGGGAGCCAAGGAGGACAATGAGGGAGGGTGAGTGAGCACATAATAAATGGGCTAGAGACTCAGTCAGGAACACTGTGTCCTGGCATGGGTAGAGAACTAGGGGATTTAGTCCTAAAGAAGGGATTGTATCTGCCTCTTAAAGGACTGTCAAATGTTGGCTGCAAAGAGCAGCACCCTATATTCCtgacatctctctctccctctctaggAGCTGACAGGCCCAAAGCCATGCACAGCGTGGTTGTGATCCAATCATACATCATGTAACTAATAAAACCAAAGCTGACTGAGAGCCTCTGGGGTTCATGACAAGGATCCCCATCCCATGCCCTTTTCCTTCACATACAGCACCGCAGAGACACTGAAAATGGCTTTCGCCTGTGTTCACCAGCTCCCACCCAGTCCAGCTCTCCAACTCCCAGTTCTCTCTGCAGGGGCAGGGCTGGAACCGGTGTAGAGTCCTGGATCCAGACATGGGGTACATCCCAGGGAACACATTTTTGGGGCTCCCCACTCCCTCAGTCCCAAGGAGTCGAGAGGTGAATGTTTCCACTTTAAGTTCTTAAGAGTCCCCTGGGCTTTTTGGCACTTGGGAGAGTGACCCCCAACTTCCAGCCCCATGAGAAAGGGGTTGGGGGAGAACTTGGCACTGGCTGTGGGCGTTATGGCTCCGTCCTGGCCCTGGCACTCACAGGAAGGGGGTTGTCACCAGCACaagcccccttttttttgggaGCTGAAGGGACGGGGTgggaggtggcactcagggctcgGGGCCAGTCAGTTGAGTTGTCAGTGAGTGGTGGAGCTCtggcagagacaaagagacaggtCCAGCCTGACAGCTGCCAGGTTTGAGCGGCCCCACTCTGTCACTCAGCAGTTATGCACTGCAGCCGGTGCTTGTAGAAGAGCAGACGGTGTCTGGCCAACTGGCTTTCATCCAGCGATCCCGGGTATCGGTACTGGGCATAAGTATTCGCCCCGGCGTCCTTTGAGGCCCAAGGCAGCTTCACCTTGGAGGCATGATCCACAACCACGTCAGAGCAGGAGCCTACTCGAAGGGAGCCCAGTCCATCCAGAAAGAACTCTAGGGGcggagagaaagagagtgggtgtggggggaggtcaaaccccttgttgatggtctccaagtctaagaatgactcccagaaagataaattgaatcccattcttccgtccccccttttgggggagactttgataataatatctggAGTAaaaatcaacgaatgcaaaagattaggggaccaaaggttcagcgaagaaagtcttttgtcagttgcagccagctcca from Suncus etruscus isolate mSunEtr1 chromosome 11, mSunEtr1.pri.cur, whole genome shotgun sequence harbors:
- the LOC126022164 gene encoding solute carrier family 26 member 10-like; this translates as MSGLLDAGTCPCQGETSDFKSPLGAQRREPLTEARFQQLWGDAEPEPPRCGAWRRRPRGCSRAGVWRLLLARLPPLRWLRLYRWRAWLVGDAVAGVTVGIVHVPQGMAFALLTSVPPVFGLYTSFFPVLLYSLLGTGRHLSTGTFAVLSLMTGSAVERLVPEPVAGNLSGSEREQLDAQRVGVAAALAFGSGALMLGMFALRLGVLATFLSEPVVKALTSGAALHVLVSQLPSLLGLPLPRQIGCFALFKTLVAVLQALPQSSPAELTVSALSLALLVPVKELNVRFRDRLPTPIPGEIVMVLLASVLCFTSSLDTRYNVQIVGLLPEGFPQPLLPNLAELPRILADSLPLALVTFAVSASLASIYADKYSYTIDSNQELLAHGVSNLVSSLFSCFPNSATLATTSLLVDAGGNTQLAGLFSCIVVLSVLLWLGPFFYYLPKAVLACINISSMRQMFYQMQELPQLWRISRVDFVSNGSTPAVWMVTWVAVVTLSVDLGLAVGIIFSMMTVLLQVPGLCILSYPAPLYFGTRGQFRHLLEWHLGLSDRGQETLKTDGSAETDVEPVRALVLDCSGVTFADAAGAREVVQLASRCRDAGIHLLLAHCNASMLETLTQAGLRDKVTPEQLFVSVQDAAAHALETLELTGPKPCTAWL